One Pseudobutyrivibrio xylanivorans genomic window, ATCATTTGCAGCACCAATGATAGCTGCCTTAAGATCGTCAGACAATTCCTTTGACTGAGTAAGCGAATTCAAAATGTATGCGTGACTCTCTGCAAAGTAATCAAGCATGTCAGCTCTGAACTGCTTAACCTCTTCTACCTTTAAATCACTGAAGATATGAGCATTAGCGACAACCAAAATTACAACCTGCTCTGCCATTGTGAATGGACGGTTAAGTGGCTGCTTTAAGAGCTCCATAAGAACACGACCGTGGGCCAGCTGCTTCTTTGTTGCCTCATCAAGATCTGATGCGAACTGTGTGAAAACTTCCATCTCACGATACTGTGCAAGGTCGATACGAATTGAGCCTGCTGCTTTCTTCATAGCCTTTGTCTGGGCAGCACCACCTACACGGGATACTGAAAGACCAACGTTAACGGCTGGTCGCTGACCGGCATTGAAAAGCTGTGACTCAAGGAATATCTGACCATCAGTGATTGAAATAACGTTTGTAGGAATATATGCAGACAAATCGCCTGCCTGTGTTTCAATAATAGGAAGAGCTGTGATTGAACCACCACCAACTTCCTTGGTAATTCTAGCTGAACGCTCAAGAAGTCTTGAGTGAAGATAGAATACATCACCTGGATATGCCTCACGTCCTGGCGAACGCTCGAGCAACAATGAAATAGCACGGTATGCAACAGCATGCTTTGACAAATCATCGTAAACGATGAGAACGTCCTTGCCTGAGTACATGAAATACTCTGCAAGTGCTGTACCTGCATAAGGTGCAATATACTGAAGTGGAGCTGGGTCTGATGCTGTGGCACTAACGATGATTGTGTAGTCCATAGCGTCATGCTCCTTTAATGTGTTAACAAGCTTTGCAATTGTAGATGCCTTCTGACCGATGGCAACGTAAACGCAGATAACACCCTTGCCCTTCTGATTGATAATTGTATCAGTGGCAATTGAAGTCTTACCTGTCTGTCTATCGCCGATGATAAGCTCACGCTGTCCACGGCCGATAGGGAACATTGAATCGATAGAAAGAAGACCTGTCTCCATTGGCTGGCTTACAGACTCTCTCTCAACAATTGAAGGTGCTGGGCACTCAACTGGACGGAAGCCAGCTTCATCAATATCGCCCATGCCATCAAGTGGCTCACCAAGAGCATTTACAATACGACCAAGGAAAGCATCACCAACAGGGATACCAGCCATCTTGCCGGTACGAACTAC contains:
- the atpA gene encoding F0F1 ATP synthase subunit alpha gives rise to the protein MTQTTNNYVRELYSLRNASSYLQSTASIIEAVPAIGEELCDPTVAFAKKEQIIERIFPREIRNFLKLLCENGDFDLFDEIVADYKTARENSAGKVSSAKLRYVTEPTEEQLDGIRKFLAKEYDNEFIEIKLEQDESLKSGFVLSVGTKEYDWSEQGRIDQLTQKLKAAVGVSSVDQGILSILKSSISDFELEAKDQEVGIVNWVGDGIANVDGIDHAFYGEIVIFDCGVNGMVQDIRRDEIGVILFGRDTEVKEGSKVVRTGKMAGIPVGDAFLGRIVNALGEPLDGMGDIDEAGFRPVECPAPSIVERESVSQPMETGLLSIDSMFPIGRGQRELIIGDRQTGKTSIATDTIINQKGKGVICVYVAIGQKASTIAKLVNTLKEHDAMDYTIIVSATASDPAPLQYIAPYAGTALAEYFMYSGKDVLIVYDDLSKHAVAYRAISLLLERSPGREAYPGDVFYLHSRLLERSARITKEVGGGSITALPIIETQAGDLSAYIPTNVISITDGQIFLESQLFNAGQRPAVNVGLSVSRVGGAAQTKAMKKAAGSIRIDLAQYREMEVFTQFASDLDEATKKQLAHGRVLMELLKQPLNRPFTMAEQVVILVVANAHIFSDLKVEEVKQFRADMLDYFAESHAYILNSLTQSKELSDDLKAAIIGAANDFKKSRE